TCCCATGCGCGGAACTCCGCGAGCCCCGTCCACTCGCTGAGCACGGCGAACTCGCCGGGATCGAGCGCCGAACGCAGCAGCTGGCTGCTCAGCAGGCCGGGGGTGCCGCGCATCCCGCCGTTGACCCGCCGGTAGGCCGCCACCACGGATCCTGGGTCCGCGGCGGAGGCGGAGTAGTAGACCACGACACGGACCCGACCGCTCATCCGCCGCGCTC
This window of the Nonomuraea africana genome carries:
- a CDS encoding antibiotic biosynthesis monooxygenase family protein; translated protein: MSGRVRVVVYYSASAADPGSVVAAYRRVNGGMRGTPGLLSSQLLRSALDPGEFAVLSEWTGLAEFRAWEEGTQHKGQTSALRSYRDEGRGRGYGVYEVVDEF